A segment of the Siphonobacter curvatus genome:
TTTCCGAGTCCTCCGTAGCATCCGGACCCACCTCTCCCCAGTACACGTAACCCGTTTTGCTATCCACCGAAATTCGCCAGGGGTTACGGTGACCCATCGAATAAATTTCTGGACGGGTTTGGGCGGTACCTTTGGGAAACAAGTTTCCGCTAGGAATCGTATAGGTTCCGTTCGCTTCCGGGTGAATGCGAAGAATTTTTCCGCGGAGGTCGTTGGTATTTCCAGCGTGTCCCTGATCGTCCCAGCTACTGCGACCGGGTCGTTCATCGGTTTGAGCCGCTTTCTGGTTCCCGGTATTGTTCCCAACGGTAAGGAATAGGTTGCCCGCTTTGTCCCAGGTCATGCCTCCACCCGTGTGGCAACATACTTCCCGTTGCGTCGGTACCTCAAGCAGTACTTTTTCGGAGTTTTCCTGCAAGTCATCTTCGCCCACTTTCCAGCGAGTTAACAGGTGTTTGTGCTCGGTGGGGTGGGCGTAATACAGGTAGATCCAGTGGTTTTGAGCGAAGTTAGGATCCACGGTCATGCCCATCAGTCCTTCTTCAGCTTCGGTAACTTTCCCTTCTTTACTGGTGTACTTGGTGTTAACCGGAATCGTCGCGAGTAGATCTACCGATTTAGTTTTAGGGTTGTAGCGTTTCAGTCCCCCTTTCCGTTCAATAATGAAAACGGTTCCATCTTTCATGACTTCAAACGTCATCGGCTCATCCAGGTCTTCCACGACGGTTACGGGGGTGAACCGGCTTTCGTCGGGTTTGTCCTGAACGTGCGTGTCCCTGGAAATAAACGAAGCCAAGCCCGCTGCCAGAGCGAGTTGGGCAGCCAGTGTAACCCGCCTATACGTACGGATTCGTTTCATAGATTTTGTCAGTTAAAATGCTGTTTAGAGTTAACAAATACTAGACTTGCGATCGGACGTTAATCGCTATTGAAATGAATAGATAAGTAGTTGCGGAATAGAAAATTAGCCCTTTTTCGATTTACTTTTAATCAATAATGAAGCAAAGATTGACCCGTATCAAACTATTGTATCAATTCGATACAATAATGCAGGTTGCGATTTTTGTTTCCAATTATTTTAATGTATTCTTGGAAAAATTGTAGAAAATAAAGTTGGTATTGGAAGCACCATGAAGTTTGGCGAAAACTGTATTCCTCAAGTATCCATCGATTGCGTCGTTTTTGGTTTTCACGCTCACCAGTTGAAAGTCTTATTACTACGAGTGCGGAGTATGGAATACTATGCACTGCCCGGAGGTTTTGTTGGACAGGAAGAAGATTTGGACGAAGCAGCTCAGCGTGTTTTACAGGAACGTACGGGCCTAACCGAATTGTACCTCGAACAATTTTACACCTTCGGCCAACGCAATCGAGGGGAGATAGAGATGCAGCAAAAACTGGCCGAAGTGAATCAACTCAAATCCGAGGGGTGGTTACAAAAGCGGTTTATTTCAGTAGGCTATTACGCATTGGTTGATTTTTCACTAGTGAAGGCAACACCTGATGAATTATCGGATAGCTGCGATTGGTACGACATCAATCAGCTACCTTTACTGATGATGGACCATCATCAGATGATACAGAAAGCGTTAGATACTTTACGTATTATGCTCGAATATAAGCCTATCGCTTTCAATCTATTACCGGAAAGTTTTACAATTGCTGAGTTACAGCGGGTGTACGAAACAATTTTAGGTAAGGAACTGATTCGTACCAATTTTCAACGCAAAATACTGAATCTGGAAATACTAGAGCGTATTGAAAAAAAGTATACGGGGAGAGCTCACAAAGCTCCGTATGTATACCGATTTAAATCCACAAAAAAACCGCATGAATCGTAGGCGATCCATGCGGTTTTTCTTCGACTAGAAAGTTACTTTTTGAGCGTAATCATAATCACGCCGTTCTTCGCTTTTTCTCCGTACTTTTCTACACCCTTGGCGTCTTTCAAAACGTTGATGCTTTCAATTTTATCGGGACTGATCTTCTCAGCGGATTGCTGATCCATTTCTTTTCCATCAACCAGATACAAAGCGGCGGGAAGTTCTGCTTTTTTCCCAGCTTTCGTACGAACGATTAAGATTCCATTCTCTGCCTTCGTTTTTCCTAATTTTTCAAGTAATTGAACAGGCTCTTTACCGGATTTAAAAACTTCAATAGAAGTGATATCGTCTGGGGATATCTTTTTTTCCAATTGTTCCGCGGTCCACTCTTTCCCATCCACAATAATTAATGGTGTATTCTTTCCAGTCAACTGGATTCGATTGGTGGCATTGGCGGATAAACGACTGTTCTCGTTTATCTGAATTTCTTTACCGGCACTGATTGGAGCAATGTCCGAACGCTTACTGCACGCACTCATTAGTAGGATACCAGCTACTACTAAAATCGGAGAAATTCGCTGTAGTGTATTCATAGCAATAAAAGTAAGGGTTTGAAAATGATTTAAATGTTTGATTCCGAAATTTAAGGAGTAATTCCGAAAATTTCGGAATTACAATGAATTTTTTTACTGCTGGAAAAAAAGGCATAAAAGAAGCACGGATGGATCGCCGTAGAGTTGCAGATTTATCCTGATGAATTAGTTAGAAAAATAGGAGGTATGTAACAGGTCAAAAAAATCACTGGAGAGCCTGGGGTAGGAGCGTACCCGCCGATGAAAAAAGCTTGAGAAAGTAACCTGTATCACCAATCTTCAAATTGGACAAAACAAAGAATAGCTGTACGATAGCTAGACTAAGTTCTTCAAACAAGGGCATTCGTGAGGAAATAAGGGCTTGCATTAAATCCGATGAGAATGCTTTATGCCTTTTATTATAGATAAGCGAGGTAAAATTACAAAATGAGAATGCCGCGAGAATCGCTTATACGCCCTAAATCCCGGATAGAATCGCTCTATCGAAATCTCAGCGACATGGTTTGATTGAAGTTTAGTGCCGTAAGATTCCTTGCACCGTGAGAGGTACGAAAAAGGTATACAGACCTAGTCAGGTTGAGCCAGATCTAAAGTGTTATAGTGTGTGAGTACACTTTGATTGTAGAGCTTTGAGCCTGACCATCTCACATGGAAGAGAACAGAGGTATTACCCTGCATTGTAGGCAGGAACAGGATAATCCTTCATCCGGCGTTGGGGTGCTCGATTGAACAGAGCAGGAGGTCAGATGCCAATCTTTAAAGGTGTATATCTACTAGAGCGTAGTTTCTAATGGGCCTGTTCCATAGTACTGGTTTAAATGAGAAAGGCAGATCAGAATTGGGGCGCCGATTGTTACAAGTTAAGAAGCTGTTCTACTGTGCGGAAAGACCGTTTTTGCTCACCTTGTATTCCCTGGATTTGATAAGGAACTAGGTGCTTGCAAGGGTTAAGTACTGGCTTCGGAAGGGTTCGGTTGAAGAGGCCGACTGGTACAGGTTTCCAAATCTGCACCAGTCACAATCATAAGGCAGCTGCTTAGCTACCGCCACTCCAGTTTAATGTCACCAGCTCGGCATGTCATTCCCAAATTCCTCTGCTGGGATGGCTTAATCTAACAAGGCAGTTATTAATTATTGGGTATTTAATAATTATGGTATAATATAACTATTGTATAATAGATGAATGTATAAAACTTGTAGTATATAAATTATTTTGAATACTCTAGAGTGGCTTGATGGAAGCGTTTGGTAAACCGATCGACGGCATTCCAGCAGGCAGCAGTGGAGCGTTGATTGACCGCAGATTGTGTAATACCCAGCATACCTGATATAGTGACTTCTGTATGCCCTAGTAACTTTAAATACATGATGTCAGCCTGCGGTCCCGTCCAGCGGCTGACGATGGTTTCAAGCAGTACCAAACCTGTATTCAACTCATCGTCGAAAGCCTTCCAGGGAGACTTTACCTCCACGCGATTGGGATGTTTTTTCATACCCGTTAAAAGTTGCTCCGAAGATTGAAAAGCCTCGCCGTCGGATTCGGCAACGTTCGGAGAGCGGTAGGTGATAGTACCCATACCTATGGAAATGCGGGCATCTATTGATTGTCCGGAATAGAAGTCACTCTTTAGATACGCCCGAATCAACAGGGCTACCCGTAAGGACTCGGCGGGTGTATCGACAATCCCTATAAAGCGATCGCCACGAAAGACTTCAAAGGGTAACTTTAGGTTCAATGGATTCTTTCCACCGAGGCGATGAAAGAGATCCTCCAGGTTTTTCTGAAGCTTTTTACGCTCGGGAATTTTTAAGGTTATAGAATCAATCACCTCGCCTGATAATACAGCAGCTATTTTCATAGATCGTTATTTTATCTTCAAATATAAGTCAATTATCTAATATTTCATAATAATAAGTATTAAGTCTTATAATACTAAAAAATTAGATTTAAAGCTAATATTTATGAAATTGAGGATCAATAGTGGTTTTCAATTTTATTTTCGACGTATAGAGGACCGTTGCAAAGAAATCCCCATCCATAGACACTTCTCTACAGGTACGATTTTCTTTGTCTACGAGCTGTCAAACAAACCTATGATTGTCATGAAAACCACAAAAAAAAACAATGTAGCCTCGGTTTCCGAGCAAGATTCTCCTGCTTTGAAAGAACTCTTCGTTGATGGCTTAAAAGATATTTACTGGGCCGAAAAGCATCTAGCCAAAGCCTTAACCAAACTTGCGAAAGCAGCTACGTCCTCTGATTTGAAAACGGCCTTTGAAACGCACAAACAAGAAACTGAAGTGCACGTGGAACGTCTGGAAAAAGTATTTTCCATGATCGATGTGAAGGCAGTCGCTAAGAAATGTGAAGCCATGGAAGGGCTTATCAAGGAAAGCGAAACCATTACCGAAGAAACCGAAAAAGGTACGATGGTTCGTGATTGCGGCCTGATCATGGCAGCTCAGAAAGTAGAGCACTACGAAATTGCGAGCTACGGTAGTCTACGTACGCTGGCCGAAAAATTAGGTTACCCTGAAGTAGCGGATCTGCTACAGACGACTCTAAATGAAGAGGGAGAGACCGATAAAAAGCTGACCGTCATTGCCGAAGAGTACGTTAACGAAGAAGCTGCGACGGAAGCGTAATAGTAAATAGTTTTTTAATACAATATATATTGTATGTAGAAAAAGCGGTATCCTACAAGGTATCGCTTTTTCATTTACTTTTGTCCCACACGAACAGCGTCATTTACTTCCATGAAAAAGATTATTCTATGGTGCTCGCTTCTGGCGGCAACCGTGAGTTTAACTCGTTGCGGCGTTAACAAGCAAATTGCCGAGGCAAAAGCCCTGGGAAATTGCCGATACGACATCGTCTCTGCCGACAGCATTTACCTGGCCGGCATTCCGATCCGCGAGTTGAAAAGCTTTGAAGCTCTGAACCCTTTGAAATACCCGCAGTTGAGTGCAGCATTACTCCGACAGAATGTACCCTTGGATGCTCGGGTCAATCTGGATATTCGGAATCCCTCGGGAAAAATGGCGGGTATCAATCAGCTTGAATATAAAGTATTGTTGACTGGACAGGAGCTAGCCACGGGTTTTATCAATCAGCGGATTGCCGTAGCTCCGGGCGGTCGCACGACGATTCCCATCCACGTATCGGCCAATGCTTTTCAGTTATTGTCAGACGCTAAGACGCGTGATTCCTTTATCCAGTTCGTGCAAAACCTGGCGGGTAATAAGTCAAGCCAGCCTAGTAAGCTGACCATCCGGATCAAACCTACGCTGTCGCTGGGTAACAAGCAGGTGAACTATCCCGGTTACATTACCATCGACCAAGAAGTAACGAATAAAATTCTGGTGGGCCGCTGATCGGTCTGATCATCCAGATAACGAAAGGGTAGAGCCAGGCTCTGCCCTTTTGTGTATCCATTAAAGCGAAGCAGCGTGACCATGAATCGTAGGTTTTTAGAAAGCTTTCAAAACTTTCTGCAAGAGGAAACGCCTCAGGAGAATTGGCAGAAAGTTGATGAGGTGATCTATGAAAATCAAACCCGCCGACTAGCCGTAGCCTTACGGAAAGAAGCAGATCCAATTGTACTTTTACAAGATTCTGAACGGTACGAAACCCGCGGCTGGCAATTGGTTCAGCTCTGGGAAGACGTATGGGTGACGCAACAAACCCTGGTTGAAAGTCGCCTGAAATCTTTAGTCGGTATTTCGCAACGCATACCCGCCCGACTGACGCTTATTCAGCCCATAACACCCGCTTTTTTTCAGGAATTTCTATCCCAGAATCATCTGCAAATTCCAGTGAAATGTGCGTTTCGATACGGCTTATTTTTGAAGGAAATGCATCAGAACGAACCGTTTTTAAACGATCCTACGATTGTTAACGATTGTGTAGCCGTAGCCGGATTTGGTCCCGTACGGCCCATGCCAAGTCGGGGTAATGACTATTATTCGGGCGAGTTAATTCGCTTTGCCAATGTGCGAAATCATACGGTAGTGGGGGGGCTGGATAAACTACTTAAAGCCTTTTTAGGGGAACATCCCATGCAGGATCTGATGACTTACGCGGACCGTGACTGGTCGACGGGAAAAAGCTACGAACGACTGGGGTTTGAACGCGTCAGTACCACGCCGCCGCAAGAACTCTGGCTCGATCCTGACGCGTTGATACGCTACTATCCGCACCGAGTTAAAGGCGAAAAACCCAGTCACTGGCGGTCGATTTTTAATACTGGAAATTACAAATACATCAAAAAACTGTAGCCGTCGTTTCGACGCATAGAATAGTTTGTATGCAGACACCAATCGTAGTACTGGGCCCTACGGCCTCTGGTAAAACCAGATTGGCCGTAGCCTTAGCCACGGAATTTGAAGGAGAAATTATCAGCGTTGATTCAAGGCAGGTATACCGAACTATGGACATTGGAACGGGAAAAGACCTGTCTGAGTATGGTACGATACCCTATCATCTCATTGATATTATTGAGGCCGGTAAGGCGTATAATCTGTACGAATTTCAGAAGGATTTTAAAGTAGTATATGAAGAAATACAGCGCCGGAATAAACGACCCATCTTATGCGGAGGTACGGGGTTGTATCTGGAAGCGATACTGAAAAATCACGCGTTTACCGCCATTCCTAATGATCCGGAATTACGAGAGCAGTTAAGTACGAAAAGCGATGAAGCCCTGCGTGAACACTTTCAGCAGCTTGATTCGCCGTATCACGCCGTAGCTGATTTGTCGACGCGTAAACGTACCCTGCGAGCCATTGAAATTGCGACGTACCTGCAGCAATTTCCCTTCGCTATTTCCGAAGAAAAACCCGCGTTAAATCCGCTGGTACTGGGTTTAAACCCGCCGGTTGAAATTCGGAGAGAGCGAATTACCAAACGCTTACACGAGCGTTTGCAAAACGGTATGATTGAAGAAGTACAGGGCTTACTGGATCAGGGAATTGC
Coding sequences within it:
- the miaA gene encoding tRNA (adenosine(37)-N6)-dimethylallyltransferase MiaA gives rise to the protein MQTPIVVLGPTASGKTRLAVALATEFEGEIISVDSRQVYRTMDIGTGKDLSEYGTIPYHLIDIIEAGKAYNLYEFQKDFKVVYEEIQRRNKRPILCGGTGLYLEAILKNHAFTAIPNDPELREQLSTKSDEALREHFQQLDSPYHAVADLSTRKRTLRAIEIATYLQQFPFAISEEKPALNPLVLGLNPPVEIRRERITKRLHERLQNGMIEEVQGLLDQGIAADQLIYYGLEYKFITEYLSGVWDYETMVERLNVAIHQYAKRQMTFFRKMERDNLRIHWLTDSFEEQLLQARQWVEEKKNRID
- a CDS encoding LEA type 2 family protein, with translation MKKIILWCSLLAATVSLTRCGVNKQIAEAKALGNCRYDIVSADSIYLAGIPIRELKSFEALNPLKYPQLSAALLRQNVPLDARVNLDIRNPSGKMAGINQLEYKVLLTGQELATGFINQRIAVAPGGRTTIPIHVSANAFQLLSDAKTRDSFIQFVQNLAGNKSSQPSKLTIRIKPTLSLGNKQVNYPGYITIDQEVTNKILVGR
- a CDS encoding SusC/RagA family TonB-linked outer membrane protein: MNTLQRISPILVVAGILLMSACSKRSDIAPISAGKEIQINENSRLSANATNRIQLTGKNTPLIIVDGKEWTAEQLEKKISPDDITSIEVFKSGKEPVQLLEKLGKTKAENGILIVRTKAGKKAELPAALYLVDGKEMDQQSAEKISPDKIESINVLKDAKGVEKYGEKAKNGVIMITLKK
- a CDS encoding YciE/YciF ferroxidase family protein translates to MKTTKKNNVASVSEQDSPALKELFVDGLKDIYWAEKHLAKALTKLAKAATSSDLKTAFETHKQETEVHVERLEKVFSMIDVKAVAKKCEAMEGLIKESETITEETEKGTMVRDCGLIMAAQKVEHYEIASYGSLRTLAEKLGYPEVADLLQTTLNEEGETDKKLTVIAEEYVNEEAATEA
- a CDS encoding NUDIX hydrolase; this encodes MKFGENCIPQVSIDCVVFGFHAHQLKVLLLRVRSMEYYALPGGFVGQEEDLDEAAQRVLQERTGLTELYLEQFYTFGQRNRGEIEMQQKLAEVNQLKSEGWLQKRFISVGYYALVDFSLVKATPDELSDSCDWYDINQLPLLMMDHHQMIQKALDTLRIMLEYKPIAFNLLPESFTIAELQRVYETILGKELIRTNFQRKILNLEILERIEKKYTGRAHKAPYVYRFKSTKKPHES